A window of Bacteroidales bacterium genomic DNA:
AAGGTACTGCTTTTTTTTTATCCGCAAACTTTTTTTGAAACTTTTTTTATCTTTTTTCGTAAATCGCTCGCTTTTCTTTATTTAGACTTAAATACCCCGCTCAAAGAACTTGCTTCTCCTAAAAGAGGCCGCAAAGGTAAGTGCTTTTTGTTATCATACAAACTTTTTTTACTTTTTTATTTGTCTTTTTTGTATCCGCTTCACTACCAACCGGAACCCACATCTATAACCAACGTTAACAACGGCCCTAATCCGGTAATTACTCAAAAATGGACAAATAAAAACCTGCAAATAACAAAATCACCATCCCCTCAAACTACTCACATCCTCTAAAAAAGAGTCCGCAAAGATAAATCTTTTAATATACAATACAAATGATTATTTCATTGGTGGCGTAATCTAGAATACTTACTTTTGCATTTGTATGCGTAAGAATCAGTTCATCTAATCTCTTTCCAATATGAAAACAACCAATATTGACCTAGTCTATTTCAGTGCCACATACACTACCAAAAAAGTCGTACAGTTGATTGCCGAACAAATAGGTGGGAAAATAACGAAATACGATATCACACAAGATGCTCCGGATACCGATATTGTGTTGGAGAATCAAAATCTACTGATCGTAGGAATGCCGGTATATGCAGGGCGTATCCCGTCTAAAGCGCTAACCGCAATTAACCGGTTTACATCAAATGGCAATCCTGCGATAGTCGTTTGTGTATATGGAAACCGGGATTATGATGATGCCTTACTCGAGTTGAAGGACATCGTTGAAAAAAATGGTTTCAAAACAGTCTCGGCAGGCGCGTTCATTGCTCAACATTCCATTTTTCCTGCAGTAGGATCGAATCGCCCGGATGGAGATGATATAACGAAAATAAAAGCTTTTGCCGATAAAAGTGCTGAATTGTTAAAAAGCATTACGGACACTTCTTCCTTATCCGGTTTGAAAGTAAAAGGGAACCACCCATATAAAATTCCCGGCGGAATTCCTCTACAGCCTAAAGGAAATAGAAAATGTAATGAATGCGGCACTTGCGTAAAATCATGTCCCATACAGGCAATTCCTCAAAATACCCCTCGAAAAACCATTAAAGAAAAATGTATTTCCTGTGGACGTTGCATTGTTGTATGTCCGCAAAAAGCCCGTCATTTCGGGGGA
This region includes:
- a CDS encoding 4Fe-4S binding protein; protein product: MKTTNIDLVYFSATYTTKKVVQLIAEQIGGKITKYDITQDAPDTDIVLENQNLLIVGMPVYAGRIPSKALTAINRFTSNGNPAIVVCVYGNRDYDDALLELKDIVEKNGFKTVSAGAFIAQHSIFPAVGSNRPDGDDITKIKAFADKSAELLKSITDTSSLSGLKVKGNHPYKIPGGIPLQPKGNRKCNECGTCVKSCPIQAIPQNTPRKTIKEKCISCGRCIVVCPQKARHFGGLLYKIAGKKFIKAYSERKEPELVYCSV